The following are from one region of the Phycisphaerae bacterium genome:
- a CDS encoding glycosyltransferase family 4 protein has translation MTTDNVGGVWTYAMELCAALARHQVRVHLASMGTALSPAQRRDAAALENVTIHESAFKLEWMDDPWDDVDRAGRWLLAIEREVGPDVVHVNGYAHAALGFSAPVLAVGHSCVLSWWSAVRGENAPDTWNTYRRRVREGLERADVVVSPTRAMLRALERYYGPFRDGRIVPNGRGAGLFAPSGKEPFVFAAGRVWDEAKNIATLERVAPELDWPVIVAGEARHPDTNRAAALRHLQLVGNLDQPTLASWLGRASIYALPARYEPFGLSILEAALSGCALVLGDIESLRENWSNAAIFVPPDEPLAIARAIRSLIENDALRTGLAGRARQRARDFAPEAMAHGYLDIYRRLAPTSQPLEAGVARGLSGSLKENYDAPEG, from the coding sequence ATGACGACCGACAACGTCGGCGGGGTATGGACCTACGCGATGGAGTTGTGCGCCGCGTTGGCCCGTCACCAGGTGCGTGTGCATCTGGCGAGCATGGGGACCGCGCTGAGCCCCGCCCAGCGGCGCGACGCCGCAGCGTTGGAGAACGTCACCATCCACGAAAGCGCGTTCAAGCTGGAGTGGATGGACGATCCGTGGGACGACGTGGACCGCGCGGGCCGGTGGCTGCTGGCGATCGAGCGGGAGGTCGGGCCGGACGTAGTTCACGTCAACGGCTACGCCCATGCCGCCCTCGGTTTTTCCGCGCCGGTGCTGGCGGTCGGCCATTCGTGCGTGCTGTCGTGGTGGTCGGCGGTTCGCGGGGAAAACGCGCCGGACACGTGGAACACCTATCGCCGGCGGGTTCGCGAGGGGCTGGAACGGGCTGATGTGGTGGTCAGCCCGACGCGGGCGATGCTGCGGGCTTTGGAGCGCTACTACGGGCCGTTTCGCGACGGCCGGATCGTACCCAACGGGCGCGGCGCCGGCCTCTTTGCACCCAGCGGCAAGGAGCCGTTCGTCTTTGCCGCCGGACGGGTCTGGGACGAGGCCAAGAACATCGCCACGCTGGAACGGGTCGCGCCGGAGTTGGACTGGCCGGTGATCGTCGCGGGCGAGGCGCGGCATCCGGATACGAATCGGGCGGCGGCATTGAGGCATCTGCAACTGGTGGGCAATCTGGACCAGCCGACTCTGGCGTCGTGGCTGGGCCGGGCGTCGATCTACGCGTTGCCCGCCCGCTACGAGCCGTTCGGCTTATCGATTCTGGAGGCGGCGCTATCCGGCTGCGCGCTGGTGCTCGGGGACATCGAGAGTCTTCGCGAGAACTGGAGCAACGCTGCGATCTTTGTTCCGCCCGATGAACCGCTGGCGATTGCCCGCGCCATTCGGTCGCTGATCGAGAACGACGCCCTGCGGACGGGCCTGGCTGGTCGGGCCCGGCAGCGGGCGCGGGATTTTGCGCCGGAGGCGATGGCTCACGGTTACCTGGATATCTACCGCCGGCTTGCTCCGACCTCCCAGCCGCTGGAGGCGGGCGTTGCCAGGGGACTATCGGGCAGTTTGAAGGAGAATTACGATGCACCTGAAGGATAG
- a CDS encoding zinc-binding dehydrogenase has protein sequence MIMTSRQASESVHTRTTMAAAVITEPKKMRIEEVPIPQPGFGQVRIRLEGCGVCGSNVPPWDGRPWFEYPMTPGALGHEGWGVVDALGSDVEDVVEGQRVTAITYNAYAPYDVADARGVVMIPDSLAGVPFPGEPLGCAMNIFRRCDVHPGQTVAIVGIGFLGALLTQLVSKAGATVVAISRRPFSREVARKAGAAETIELTDEAGPIVEKVKALTGGRLCERVIEAVGRQQPLELCGELAAERGMLIIAGYHQDGLRQINMQLWNWRGLDVINAHERDQNVYISGMREAVEAVEQGRIDPGGLLTHSLPLEQLGEALSMTRDRPDGFLKAIVTME, from the coding sequence ATGATCATGACGTCCAGGCAAGCGTCCGAGTCCGTCCACACCCGCACCACGATGGCGGCGGCCGTCATCACCGAACCGAAGAAGATGCGGATCGAGGAGGTGCCGATCCCGCAGCCGGGGTTCGGGCAGGTCCGCATCCGTCTGGAGGGATGCGGGGTCTGCGGGTCGAACGTTCCGCCGTGGGACGGCCGGCCGTGGTTCGAGTATCCCATGACGCCCGGGGCGTTGGGGCATGAGGGCTGGGGCGTGGTCGACGCGCTGGGATCGGACGTCGAGGACGTGGTCGAGGGCCAGCGGGTGACCGCCATCACCTACAACGCCTATGCGCCATACGACGTGGCCGACGCCAGAGGCGTCGTGATGATTCCGGATTCGCTGGCCGGCGTGCCGTTTCCCGGCGAACCGCTCGGCTGCGCGATGAACATTTTCCGCCGCTGCGACGTTCATCCGGGGCAGACGGTGGCGATCGTGGGGATCGGGTTTCTCGGGGCGCTGCTGACGCAGCTGGTCTCCAAGGCCGGCGCCACCGTGGTTGCGATCAGCCGTCGTCCGTTCTCGCGGGAGGTGGCCCGCAAGGCCGGCGCCGCGGAGACCATCGAACTGACCGACGAGGCGGGTCCGATCGTCGAGAAGGTCAAGGCGTTGACGGGCGGGCGGCTTTGCGAGCGCGTGATCGAGGCGGTGGGCAGGCAGCAGCCGCTTGAGCTTTGCGGCGAACTGGCCGCTGAGCGGGGCATGCTCATCATCGCCGGGTATCATCAGGACGGCCTGCGGCAGATCAACATGCAGCTTTGGAACTGGCGCGGCCTGGACGTGATCAACGCCCACGAGCGCGACCAGAACGTGTACATCAGCGGGATGAGGGAGGCCGTCGAAGCCGTCGAGCAGGGGCGGATCGATCCGGGCGGGTTGCTGACCCACTCACTGCCGCTGGAGCAGCTCGGGGAGGCGCTGAGCATGACCCGCGACCGGCCCGACGGGTTCCTCAAGGCAATCGTGACCATGGAGTAG
- a CDS encoding SDR family oxidoreductase has product MHLKDRVALVTGAGSGIGEASAKLLASHGARVGVLSRTAEEVREVAERIKNDGGEAVALTADISKPPQIKKAIDRLADRWGRLDIVFANAGINGVWAPIEELEPDEWDKTLEVNLKGTFLTVKYATPYLKRNGGSVIITSSVNGNRIFSNTGATAYSCSKAGQVAFTQMIALELAKHRVRVNAICPGAIKTEISESTQHRDLEHLGTPVEFPEGRIPLTRGEPGTSEQVAELVAFLASDQSDHISGAVIYIDGAESLLQG; this is encoded by the coding sequence ATGCACCTGAAGGATAGGGTCGCGTTGGTCACCGGGGCTGGGTCGGGCATCGGCGAGGCGTCGGCCAAGCTGCTGGCGTCGCACGGGGCGCGGGTGGGCGTGCTGTCGCGGACGGCGGAGGAGGTCCGCGAGGTCGCCGAGCGGATCAAGAACGACGGCGGCGAGGCGGTCGCGTTGACCGCGGACATCTCCAAGCCGCCGCAGATCAAGAAGGCGATCGATAGGCTCGCCGACCGCTGGGGCCGGCTGGACATCGTCTTCGCCAACGCGGGCATCAACGGGGTCTGGGCCCCGATCGAGGAGCTGGAGCCCGACGAGTGGGACAAGACCCTCGAGGTCAACCTCAAGGGCACGTTCCTGACCGTCAAGTACGCCACGCCGTATCTGAAGCGCAACGGCGGGTCGGTCATCATCACTTCGTCGGTCAACGGCAATCGGATCTTTTCGAACACCGGAGCCACCGCCTACTCGTGCTCGAAGGCCGGGCAGGTGGCGTTCACCCAGATGATCGCTTTGGAGTTGGCCAAACACCGCGTTCGGGTCAACGCGATCTGTCCCGGCGCGATCAAGACGGAAATCTCGGAGAGCACCCAGCACCGGGACCTGGAGCACCTCGGCACGCCGGTGGAGTTTCCCGAGGGCCGGATTCCGCTGACCAGAGGCGAGCCGGGCACCTCGGAGCAGGTCGCCGAGCTGGTCGCGTTCCTGGCCTCCGACCAATCAGACCATATCAGCGGCGCCGTGATCTATATCGACGGGGCCGAGTCGCTGCTGCAAGGATAG
- a CDS encoding glycosyltransferase, translated as MNIVMFYHSLISDWNHGNAHFLRGVASELLARGHDVRIYEPLDSWSVENLVRERGPAALTAYRGAYPQLASFRYNKKRLDLNRVLEDADLVIVHEWNDHDLVAAIGSHRRQRRRFKLLFHDTHHRCVSDRDAMARYDLRFYDGVLAFGEVIRRIYLGEGWTRRAWTWHEAADVRVFRPLEHTDKEGDLVWIGNWGDEERSAELVEFLVEPVRRLGLRARVYGVRYPAQAIRTLRDSGIEYGGWLANYRVPAVFSRFRLTVHVPRRPYARSLP; from the coding sequence ATGAACATCGTGATGTTCTACCACTCGCTGATTTCGGACTGGAATCACGGCAACGCCCACTTCCTCCGCGGGGTGGCCTCGGAGCTGCTGGCCCGCGGCCACGACGTGCGGATTTACGAGCCGCTGGACTCCTGGAGCGTCGAGAACCTCGTGCGCGAGCGCGGGCCGGCGGCGCTGACGGCCTACCGCGGCGCCTATCCGCAGTTGGCCAGTTTTCGCTACAACAAGAAGCGGCTCGACCTGAACCGCGTTCTGGAGGACGCCGACCTGGTGATCGTCCACGAGTGGAACGACCACGATCTGGTGGCCGCCATTGGGTCGCACCGGCGGCAGCGCCGTCGGTTCAAGCTGCTCTTTCACGACACGCACCACCGCTGCGTCAGCGACCGCGATGCGATGGCCCGCTACGATCTGCGGTTCTACGACGGCGTGCTGGCATTCGGCGAGGTCATCCGCCGGATCTACCTGGGCGAGGGATGGACGCGGCGGGCCTGGACGTGGCACGAAGCCGCCGACGTCCGCGTATTCCGCCCGCTGGAACACACGGACAAGGAGGGCGACCTGGTGTGGATCGGCAACTGGGGCGACGAGGAGCGCTCAGCGGAGTTGGTCGAGTTCCTGGTCGAGCCGGTCCGCCGCCTGGGTCTGCGGGCCCGCGTCTATGGGGTCCGGTATCCGGCGCAGGCGATCCGGACGCTTCGGGACTCCGGCATCGAGTACGGCGGGTGGCTGGCCAACTATCGGGTGCCCGCGGTCTTCTCGCGGTTTCGGTTGACCGTGCACGTGCCGCGGCGGCCATACGCCCGCTCGCTGCCGG
- a CDS encoding AI-2E family transporter, with translation MAIVAAVSWIGFLLIGLPLALSLALLAGFSEIVPTIGPAVAFLIAFLFALSQGTYYAVGVAVIYAVNQLIESYVLPPIVMKKAVKVPPIVTLFTVVLWSKVFGILGLLLALPIDLTIWSFFKHLLVKDDRE, from the coding sequence ATGGCCATCGTCGCCGCGGTTTCATGGATTGGTTTTCTGCTGATCGGTCTGCCGCTGGCACTGTCGCTGGCGTTGCTGGCCGGTTTCTCGGAGATTGTTCCGACGATCGGGCCGGCGGTGGCGTTTTTGATCGCGTTCCTGTTCGCCCTCTCGCAAGGGACCTACTACGCGGTCGGCGTGGCGGTCATCTACGCGGTGAACCAGCTCATCGAGTCGTACGTGTTGCCGCCGATCGTCATGAAGAAGGCGGTCAAGGTGCCGCCGATCGTGACGCTTTTCACCGTGGTGCTCTGGAGCAAGGTGTTCGGGATCCTCGGGCTGCTGCTGGCGTTGCCGATCGACCTGACGATCTGGAGCTTCTTCAAGCACCTGCTCGTCAAGGATGACCGCGAGTGA
- a CDS encoding UDP-glucose/GDP-mannose dehydrogenase family protein: MDMAVVGTGYVGLAAGICFAEAGNRVIGVDVDEQKIARLRRAELPIYEVGLQEMLEQNLAAGRLSFTSDLADAVRRSPVVFITVGTPPRHDGEADTAALEAVAADVARAMPEHRIVVIKSTVPVGTNRRLQPELAELTAVPFDLVSNPEFLKEGCAVDDFLRPDRVIIGTDSPHAAEVMAQLYSPFVRNGRPLIVMDPTSAEMAKYAANAMLSTKISFINEVANLCDLFGADVNDVRRGICSDSRIGYQFLYPGLGYGGSCFPKDVSALIHMSDRVGYPAQLLKAVKEVNSRQKQTLQKKIVDYFGEDLRDLNFAVWGAAFKPRTDDLRESPALRLIDDILSRSGGVRVHDPQALGNLREIFGDRVRYCGEMYEGLDGADALCLATDWNVYRNPDYRKMGQLMRRRVVFDGRNIYNARQLKDSGFTYFGIGTH; encoded by the coding sequence ATGGATATGGCCGTGGTGGGAACCGGATACGTGGGCCTGGCTGCGGGAATCTGTTTCGCCGAGGCGGGCAATCGGGTGATCGGCGTGGACGTTGATGAGCAGAAGATCGCGAGGCTCCGCCGCGCCGAGCTGCCGATCTACGAAGTGGGGCTCCAGGAGATGCTCGAACAAAACCTCGCCGCCGGACGCTTGAGCTTCACCAGCGATCTGGCCGACGCGGTGCGCCGATCGCCGGTCGTCTTCATCACCGTCGGCACGCCGCCGCGCCACGACGGCGAAGCCGACACCGCCGCCCTCGAGGCGGTCGCCGCCGACGTGGCCAGGGCCATGCCGGAGCACCGAATCGTGGTCATCAAAAGCACGGTCCCGGTGGGAACCAACCGCCGCCTGCAGCCGGAACTGGCCGAGCTGACCGCCGTGCCGTTCGACCTGGTCAGCAATCCCGAGTTCCTCAAGGAAGGCTGTGCCGTCGACGACTTTCTGCGGCCGGATCGCGTGATCATCGGGACCGACAGCCCGCACGCAGCCGAGGTGATGGCCCAACTCTACTCGCCGTTCGTCCGCAACGGCCGCCCGCTTATCGTCATGGATCCGACCAGCGCCGAAATGGCCAAGTACGCCGCCAACGCCATGCTCAGCACCAAGATATCGTTCATCAACGAGGTCGCCAACCTCTGCGACCTCTTCGGCGCCGACGTCAACGACGTCCGCCGCGGAATCTGCAGCGACTCGCGCATTGGCTACCAGTTCCTCTATCCCGGCCTCGGGTACGGCGGGTCGTGCTTTCCCAAGGACGTCTCGGCCCTGATCCACATGAGCGACCGCGTCGGCTATCCCGCCCAACTCCTCAAGGCGGTCAAAGAGGTCAACAGCCGCCAGAAACAGACGCTCCAGAAGAAAATCGTCGACTACTTCGGCGAAGACCTGCGCGACCTGAACTTCGCGGTCTGGGGCGCCGCCTTCAAACCCCGCACCGACGACCTGCGCGAATCCCCGGCCCTGCGGCTTATCGACGATATCCTCTCGCGCTCCGGAGGCGTGCGGGTCCATGACCCCCAGGCCCTGGGCAACCTGCGCGAAATCTTCGGCGACCGCGTCCGGTACTGCGGCGAGATGTACGAGGGACTCGACGGCGCCGACGCCCTGTGCCTGGCCACCGACTGGAACGTCTACCGCAACCCGGACTACCGGAAAATGGGCCAACTGATGCGCCGCCGCGTCGTCTTCGACGGCCGAAACATCTACAACGCTCGCCAGCTCAAGGACTCCGGCTTCACCTACTTCGGCATCGGAACCCACTGA
- a CDS encoding NAD-dependent epimerase/dehydratase family protein, whose amino-acid sequence MNDSNGNRAGPPDQSAAAIAASSATVGVLEWFHPGEYQRVEEALADLKALGVTELRTGISWHDYTRDDGEAWYDWMVCRLVRQVRVLPCFCYTPVELGLQPKTSSPPRDPKAFADFVDVMITKYGKHFEWVELWNEPNNISEWDWTLDDRWLIFGQTIGGAAYWARHLGRKTVLGGMSPVDPGWLGLMFDRGVMDHIDVVGIHGFPGTWEFDWSDWSEPVEKVNRVLREHGCRAEVWITEAGYSTWRHDHHGQIRAFLNAVRAPVQRVYWYSLRDLDPSLPTVEGFHSDDREYHFGMKRAGNQPKLLHRVWCGGGVEGVSRIGGLHGVNGRRRAAEERPVSLITGGSGFIGSNLADRLARAGKRVLVYDNLSREGVERNWAWLKETHGDRVEIHIEDVRNRYALREAVRRADEVFHFAAQVAVTTSLCDVDEDFEINVRGTLNLLEEARAAKDPPPILMTSTNKVYGDLGNLELRANGSRYEPVDPEVRRHGVSEEQRLDFHSPYGCSKGSADQYILDYARSFGLKTAVFRMSCIYGPHQFGTEDQGWVAHFLIQAIRGEPITIYGDGMQVRDVLFVEDLVDAFLLARHRIDRLAGQAFNIGGGVANTVSLLELIAMIGQLHGEEPAVFYEDWRTGDQRYYVSDVARFASAAGWKPRVGVRAGVGQLHQWLRENYEVSWPMATSAGERKVRVTI is encoded by the coding sequence ATGAACGACTCGAACGGCAATCGGGCGGGTCCGCCGGACCAATCGGCGGCCGCGATCGCCGCCTCGTCCGCGACGGTCGGCGTACTGGAGTGGTTTCATCCCGGCGAGTACCAGCGGGTCGAAGAGGCCCTGGCGGACCTGAAGGCGTTGGGCGTTACGGAGCTGCGCACCGGGATTTCGTGGCACGACTACACGCGGGACGACGGCGAGGCGTGGTACGACTGGATGGTCTGCCGGTTGGTCCGCCAAGTCCGCGTTCTGCCGTGCTTCTGTTACACGCCGGTCGAGCTTGGGCTTCAGCCGAAGACCTCGTCGCCGCCGCGCGACCCGAAGGCGTTCGCTGATTTCGTCGACGTGATGATCACCAAGTACGGCAAGCACTTCGAGTGGGTCGAGCTGTGGAACGAGCCGAACAACATCAGCGAGTGGGACTGGACGCTCGACGACCGGTGGCTGATCTTCGGGCAGACGATCGGCGGGGCCGCCTATTGGGCGCGGCATCTGGGCCGCAAGACGGTGTTGGGCGGGATGAGTCCGGTCGATCCGGGATGGCTGGGGCTGATGTTTGACCGCGGCGTGATGGATCACATCGACGTGGTGGGCATTCACGGCTTTCCGGGCACGTGGGAGTTTGACTGGTCCGACTGGTCCGAGCCGGTCGAGAAGGTCAACCGCGTCCTGCGGGAGCACGGGTGCAGAGCCGAGGTCTGGATCACCGAGGCCGGCTACTCCACGTGGCGGCACGACCACCACGGGCAGATTCGGGCGTTTCTGAATGCGGTCCGGGCGCCGGTGCAGCGGGTGTACTGGTACTCGCTTCGCGACCTGGATCCGAGCCTGCCCACCGTCGAGGGGTTTCACAGCGACGACCGCGAGTACCACTTCGGCATGAAGCGGGCCGGCAACCAGCCGAAGCTGCTGCACCGGGTCTGGTGCGGCGGCGGCGTGGAGGGCGTGAGCCGGATCGGCGGCCTGCACGGCGTCAACGGGCGCCGCCGGGCGGCGGAGGAGCGCCCGGTCAGCCTCATCACCGGCGGGTCGGGATTCATCGGTTCCAATCTGGCCGACCGGCTGGCCCGTGCGGGCAAGCGCGTGCTGGTCTACGACAACCTGTCGCGCGAGGGCGTCGAGCGGAACTGGGCGTGGCTCAAGGAGACCCACGGCGACCGGGTGGAAATCCACATCGAGGACGTCCGCAACCGCTATGCGCTGCGCGAGGCGGTCCGGCGGGCCGACGAGGTGTTCCACTTCGCCGCCCAGGTCGCGGTGACCACCAGCCTGTGCGACGTCGACGAGGATTTCGAGATCAACGTCCGCGGGACGCTGAACCTGCTGGAGGAAGCCCGGGCGGCGAAGGATCCGCCTCCGATCCTCATGACCTCGACCAACAAGGTGTACGGCGACCTGGGCAACCTGGAGCTCCGCGCCAACGGTTCGCGTTACGAGCCGGTCGACCCGGAGGTCCGGCGGCACGGGGTGAGCGAGGAGCAGCGGCTGGATTTCCACAGCCCGTACGGCTGCTCGAAGGGGTCGGCCGATCAGTACATTCTCGATTACGCCCGGTCGTTCGGCCTGAAGACCGCGGTGTTCCGCATGAGCTGCATCTACGGGCCGCACCAGTTCGGCACCGAGGACCAGGGCTGGGTGGCGCACTTTCTGATCCAGGCGATTCGCGGCGAGCCGATCACCATCTACGGCGACGGCATGCAGGTCCGGGACGTGCTGTTCGTCGAGGACCTGGTGGACGCGTTCCTGCTGGCCCGCCACCGGATCGACCGGCTGGCCGGTCAGGCGTTCAATATCGGCGGCGGAGTCGCCAACACGGTCAGCCTGCTCGAACTGATCGCGATGATCGGGCAACTGCACGGGGAGGAACCGGCGGTCTTCTACGAGGACTGGCGGACCGGCGATCAGCGGTACTACGTCTCGGACGTCGCCCGGTTTGCCTCGGCGGCCGGCTGGAAACCGCGGGTCGGCGTCCGCGCCGGAGTCGGGCAGTTGCATCAGTGGCTGCGCGAGAACTACGAGGTCTCGTGGCCGATGGCCACGTCGGCCGGCGAACGAAAGGTCAGGGTGACGATATGA
- a CDS encoding SDR family NAD(P)-dependent oxidoreductase, which produces MAKTVLITGGAGFIGSHVAVALLKRGYRVVVLDNLSPQVHGPQGQRPGYLHPEVELAVGDVRDPAAVGAALKRADAVVHLAAAVGVGQSMYQVAHYTSTNNMGTAVLLEALIENPVERLVVASSMSLYGEGLYQASDGRLAAGAVRKLDQLRRGEWELRDERGEPLTPVPTPESKPPVLVSVYALSKYDQERLCLMIGEAYNIPTVALRFFNVYGPNQALSNPYTGVMAIFASRLLNDKPPLIFEDGRQRRDFVSVHDVASACALALESEKAAGCVLNIGSGRHATVLEIAEELIRIMGKAHLAPQVNGRYRVGDIRHCFADIGAAERILGYRPQVALADGLSELVESLEGQAAQDRVEQASGELERRGLTI; this is translated from the coding sequence ATGGCGAAAACGGTTCTGATCACCGGCGGGGCTGGGTTTATCGGTTCGCACGTGGCGGTCGCGCTGCTGAAGCGCGGGTATCGGGTTGTGGTGCTGGACAATCTCTCGCCGCAAGTGCATGGGCCGCAGGGCCAGCGGCCCGGATATCTGCATCCCGAGGTGGAACTGGCGGTCGGCGACGTTCGCGATCCGGCGGCGGTCGGCGCGGCGCTCAAGCGGGCCGACGCGGTCGTCCACCTCGCGGCGGCGGTCGGCGTGGGCCAGAGCATGTACCAGGTCGCCCACTACACCAGCACGAACAACATGGGCACGGCTGTGCTGCTGGAGGCTCTGATCGAGAATCCGGTGGAGCGGCTGGTGGTGGCGTCGAGCATGAGCCTGTATGGTGAAGGGCTCTACCAAGCCTCCGACGGCCGCCTGGCGGCCGGCGCGGTGCGCAAGCTCGATCAGCTTCGCCGGGGCGAGTGGGAGCTGCGGGACGAGCGCGGCGAGCCGCTGACACCGGTGCCGACGCCCGAGAGCAAGCCGCCGGTGCTGGTGTCGGTCTACGCCCTTTCGAAATACGATCAGGAGCGGCTGTGCCTGATGATCGGCGAGGCCTACAACATTCCGACGGTGGCCCTTCGGTTTTTCAATGTCTATGGGCCCAATCAGGCTCTGTCGAACCCGTACACCGGGGTGATGGCCATTTTCGCCTCGCGGCTGCTGAACGACAAACCGCCGTTGATTTTTGAGGACGGCCGGCAGCGGCGGGACTTCGTTTCGGTCCACGACGTGGCCAGCGCCTGCGCGCTGGCCCTGGAGTCCGAGAAGGCGGCCGGGTGCGTGCTGAACATCGGCAGCGGCCGGCACGCCACGGTGCTGGAGATCGCCGAGGAACTGATCCGCATCATGGGCAAGGCCCACCTGGCTCCGCAGGTCAACGGCCGCTACCGCGTCGGCGACATCCGCCACTGTTTCGCCGACATCGGCGCGGCGGAGCGGATTCTGGGATATCGCCCGCAGGTCGCCCTGGCCGACGGATTGTCGGAGCTGGTAGAATCGCTGGAGGGCCAGGCGGCCCAGGACCGCGTCGAGCAGGCCAGCGGAGAACTGGAAAGACGAGGGTTGACGATATGA